A genomic region of Brienomyrus brachyistius isolate T26 chromosome 6, BBRACH_0.4, whole genome shotgun sequence contains the following coding sequences:
- the LOC125745424 gene encoding prickle-like protein 2 isoform X1 gives MPLEMEKTVNKLMFDFQRNSTSDDDSGCAQEDYIWAPPGLKLEQVHQYYSSLPEDKVPFVNSPGEKHRIKQLLHQLPPHDSEIQYCNTLDSEEKRELKMFSDQRKRENLGRGSVRMLPATMTGAVCEQCGRQINGGDIAVFVSRAGHNMCWHPHCFVCSMCSELLVDLIYFYQDGKIFCGRHHAEQLKPRCSACDEIIFADECTEAEGRHWHMKHFCCFECETMLGGQRYIMKEGRPYCCACFESLYAEYCDACGEHIGVDQGQMTYDGQHWHATESCFCCARCKKSLLGRPFLPKQGQIFCSRSCSMDQDPEDSDSSDSAFQSARSRESRRSAKVSRNGERRGAQREAQREAQREAQREAQREAASRPYSAGLDPLTRRMDLLNLSSQAPGLTRDQRVWRSQGELNTHEAPAENLAASPLQIIGQCNPKAPFNPAQNQGSSVHSQANPSGNPSLGKQANPWVKDQLNVKRPPMSALKGRSFNEDWIHRSRDEFFPPKLKAQMSFNEASSSGFSENRPAGLYGFHREVEPQLGRTRNPISGLSFSKQLTPLAQTPRSSVESLALSNATGPSADGDKFRQEHLSRFSMPDLSKDSGMNMSEKSNMGTLNSSLQLQSSESLQSLTSVHPFPSVALPVRLQYPPQYYKSPQSFPFGDDGHASGYGAQRTPSSRRRARTPEAPPPRRRHRRHTRRSRLSCSDNALHLVSERQTPTHGPLPQQHLRDDYGHFPQARPNRGLFGANWYRPEPCRPCPRTTSDLNLQNPIDRYPGQHFDGYGDGEEWCSTCSSSSQSDDEGYFLGEPIPRAVGLRYMTGEELRHHQYGSPGLGGRGQLHTRKHRKTKNCIIS, from the exons ATGCCCCTGGAGATGGAGAAGACTGTCAACAAGTTAATGTTTGACTTTCAGAGGAACTCCACTTCCGATGACGATTCTGGGTGTGCCCAGGAGGACTACATCTGGGCTCCCCCAGGCCTCAAACTTGAGCAG GTTCACCAGTATTACAGTTCACTTCCCGAGGACAAGGTGCCGTTTGTGAACAGTCCGGGTGAGAAGCACCGAATCAAGCAGCTCCTACACCAGCTCCCGCCTCATGACAGTGAG ATCCAGTACTGCAACACCCTGGACAGCGAGGAGAAAAGGGAGCTGAAGATGTTCAGTGACCAGCGCAAACGGGAGAACTTGGGGAGGGGGAGCGTGCGGATGCTCCCTGCGACCATGACCGGGGCTGTCTGTGAGCAG TGCGGTAGACAGATAAATGGGGGCGACATCGCCGTATTCGTGTCCAGGGCGGGCCACAATATGTGCTGGCACCCCCACTGCTTCGTGTGCAGCATGTGCTCCGAGCTCCTGGTGGACCTCATCTACTTCTACCAGGACGGGAAGATCTTCTGCGGGCGGCACCATGCCGAGCAGCTCAAGCCCCGCTGCTCAGCCTGTGACGAG ATCATCTTTGCCGACGAGTGCACAGAGGCGGAGGGGCGCCACTGGCACATGAAGCATTTCTGCTGCTTCGAGTGCGAGAcgatgctgggggggcagcgctACATCATGAAGGAGGGCAGGCCGTACTGCTGCGCCTGCTTCGAGTCGCTCTACGCCGAGTACTGCGACGCCTGCGGCGAGCACATCG gtgTTGACCAGGGCCAGATGACGTACGATGGGCAGCACTGGCACGCCACCGAGTCCTGCTTCTGCTGCGCCCGCTGTAAGAAGTCCCTCCTGGGCCGGCCTTTCCTGCCCAAGCAGGGCCAGATCTTCTGCTCACGCTCTTGCAGCATGGACCAGGACCCCGAAGACTCGGACTCATCAGACTCTGCCTTCCAGAGCGCGCGCTCCCGTGAATCCCGCCGTAGCGCCAAGGTGAGCAGGAACGGAGAGAGGCGGGGGGCCCAGCGGGAGGCCCAGCGGGAGGCCCAGCGGGAGGCTCAGCGGGAGGCTCAGCGGGAGGCCGCATCGCGCCCATACTCTGCCGGACTGGACCCACTCACCCGCAGGATGGACCTGCTGAATCTCTCCAGCCAGGCACCTGGGCTGACTCGCGACCAGCGTGTGTGGAGAAGCCAGGGTGAGCTGAACACACATGAGGCTCCCGCTGAGAACCTCGCAGCCAGCCCCCTGCAAATCATTGGCCAGTGCAATCCGAAGGCGCCCTTTAATCCGGCCCAGAACCAGGGAAGCTCCGTCCACAGTCAGGCAAACCCTTCAGGAAACCCCTCCCTGGGAAAACAAGCAAACCCATGGGTGAAAGACCAGCTTAACGTGAAGAGGCCCCCCATGTCCGCCCTAAAGGGACGCTCCTTCAACGAGGACTGGATCCACCGCAGCCGAGACGAGTTCTTCCCGCCAAAACTGAAAGCGCAGATGAGCTTCAACGAGGCCTCCAGCAGCGGCTTCTCAGAGAACAGGCCCGCTGGTCTTTACGGGTTCCACAGGGAGGTAGAACCCCAGCTGGGCAGGACCAGGAACCCCATCAGTGGCCTCAGTTTTAGTAAGCAGCTCACCCCGTTAGCACAAACGCCAAGGAGCTCAGTAGAATCGTTAGCGCTATCCAACGCTACAG gtcCTTCGGCCGATGGTGACAAGTTCAGGCAGGAGCATCTGTCCAGGTTCTCCATGCCAGACTTGAGCAAAGACTCTGGCATGAACATGTCCGAGAAGAGCAACATGGGCACTCTGAACTCCTCGCTGCAGCTGCAGAGCTCGGAGTCGCTGCAGAGTCTGACGTCTGTGCACCCGTTCCCCAGTGTGGCCCTGCCGGTCAGGCTGCAGTACCCGCCTCAGTATTACAAATCGCCCCAGAGCTTCCCGTTCGGGGACGATGGCCATGCCAGTGGCTACGGCGCCCAGCGCACCCCCAGCAGCCGGAGGCGCGCCCGCACCCCCGaggccccaccccccaggcgTCGGCACCGTCGCCATACGCGCCGCTCCCGCCTCTCGTGCTCCGACAATGCCCTACACCTGGTGAGTGAGCGACAGACCCCCACCCACGGCCCGCTGCCACAGCAGCATCTGCGAGACGACTACGGCCACTTCCCGCAAGCTAGGCCCAACAGGGGCCTCTTCGGGGCCAACTGGTATCGACCGGAACCCTGCCGGCCGTGTCCGCGGACGACCTCTGACCTCAACCTGCAGAACCCCATAGACCGGTACCCGGGGCAGCACTTTGACGGATATGGCGACGGGGAGGAGTGGTGCTCCACCTGCTCCTCATCCTCACAGTCGGATGACGAAGGCTACTTCCTGGGCGAGCCCATCCCCCGGGCCGTGGGGCTGCGCTACATGACTGGGGAGGAGCTCAGGCACCACCAGTACGGCTCCCCAGGGCTGGGTGGCCGGGGGCAGCTGCACACCCGCAAACACCGCAAGACTAAAAACTGCATCATCTCATAG
- the LOC125745424 gene encoding prickle-like protein 2 isoform X2, with the protein MPLEMEKTVNKLMFDFQRNSTSDDDSGCAQEDYIWAPPGLKLEQVHQYYSSLPEDKVPFVNSPGEKHRIKQLLHQLPPHDSEIQYCNTLDSEEKRELKMFSDQRKRENLGRGSVRMLPATMTGAVCEQCGRQINGGDIAVFVSRAGHNMCWHPHCFVCSMCSELLVDLIYFYQDGKIFCGRHHAEQLKPRCSACDEIIFADECTEAEGRHWHMKHFCCFECETMLGGQRYIMKEGRPYCCACFESLYAEYCDACGEHIGVDQGQMTYDGQHWHATESCFCCARCKKSLLGRPFLPKQGQIFCSRSCSMDQDPEDSDSSDSAFQSARSRESRRSAKVSRNGERRGAQREAQREAQREAQREAQREAASRPYSAGLDPLTRRMDLLNLSSQAPGLTRDQRVWRSQGELNTHEAPAENLAASPLQIIGQCNPKAPFNPAQNQGSSVHSQANPSGNPSLGKQANPWVKDQLNVKRPPMSALKGRSFNEDWIHRSRDEFFPPKLKAQMSFNEASSSGFSENRPAGLYGFHREVEPQLGRTRNPISGLSFSPSADGDKFRQEHLSRFSMPDLSKDSGMNMSEKSNMGTLNSSLQLQSSESLQSLTSVHPFPSVALPVRLQYPPQYYKSPQSFPFGDDGHASGYGAQRTPSSRRRARTPEAPPPRRRHRRHTRRSRLSCSDNALHLVSERQTPTHGPLPQQHLRDDYGHFPQARPNRGLFGANWYRPEPCRPCPRTTSDLNLQNPIDRYPGQHFDGYGDGEEWCSTCSSSSQSDDEGYFLGEPIPRAVGLRYMTGEELRHHQYGSPGLGGRGQLHTRKHRKTKNCIIS; encoded by the exons ATGCCCCTGGAGATGGAGAAGACTGTCAACAAGTTAATGTTTGACTTTCAGAGGAACTCCACTTCCGATGACGATTCTGGGTGTGCCCAGGAGGACTACATCTGGGCTCCCCCAGGCCTCAAACTTGAGCAG GTTCACCAGTATTACAGTTCACTTCCCGAGGACAAGGTGCCGTTTGTGAACAGTCCGGGTGAGAAGCACCGAATCAAGCAGCTCCTACACCAGCTCCCGCCTCATGACAGTGAG ATCCAGTACTGCAACACCCTGGACAGCGAGGAGAAAAGGGAGCTGAAGATGTTCAGTGACCAGCGCAAACGGGAGAACTTGGGGAGGGGGAGCGTGCGGATGCTCCCTGCGACCATGACCGGGGCTGTCTGTGAGCAG TGCGGTAGACAGATAAATGGGGGCGACATCGCCGTATTCGTGTCCAGGGCGGGCCACAATATGTGCTGGCACCCCCACTGCTTCGTGTGCAGCATGTGCTCCGAGCTCCTGGTGGACCTCATCTACTTCTACCAGGACGGGAAGATCTTCTGCGGGCGGCACCATGCCGAGCAGCTCAAGCCCCGCTGCTCAGCCTGTGACGAG ATCATCTTTGCCGACGAGTGCACAGAGGCGGAGGGGCGCCACTGGCACATGAAGCATTTCTGCTGCTTCGAGTGCGAGAcgatgctgggggggcagcgctACATCATGAAGGAGGGCAGGCCGTACTGCTGCGCCTGCTTCGAGTCGCTCTACGCCGAGTACTGCGACGCCTGCGGCGAGCACATCG gtgTTGACCAGGGCCAGATGACGTACGATGGGCAGCACTGGCACGCCACCGAGTCCTGCTTCTGCTGCGCCCGCTGTAAGAAGTCCCTCCTGGGCCGGCCTTTCCTGCCCAAGCAGGGCCAGATCTTCTGCTCACGCTCTTGCAGCATGGACCAGGACCCCGAAGACTCGGACTCATCAGACTCTGCCTTCCAGAGCGCGCGCTCCCGTGAATCCCGCCGTAGCGCCAAGGTGAGCAGGAACGGAGAGAGGCGGGGGGCCCAGCGGGAGGCCCAGCGGGAGGCCCAGCGGGAGGCTCAGCGGGAGGCTCAGCGGGAGGCCGCATCGCGCCCATACTCTGCCGGACTGGACCCACTCACCCGCAGGATGGACCTGCTGAATCTCTCCAGCCAGGCACCTGGGCTGACTCGCGACCAGCGTGTGTGGAGAAGCCAGGGTGAGCTGAACACACATGAGGCTCCCGCTGAGAACCTCGCAGCCAGCCCCCTGCAAATCATTGGCCAGTGCAATCCGAAGGCGCCCTTTAATCCGGCCCAGAACCAGGGAAGCTCCGTCCACAGTCAGGCAAACCCTTCAGGAAACCCCTCCCTGGGAAAACAAGCAAACCCATGGGTGAAAGACCAGCTTAACGTGAAGAGGCCCCCCATGTCCGCCCTAAAGGGACGCTCCTTCAACGAGGACTGGATCCACCGCAGCCGAGACGAGTTCTTCCCGCCAAAACTGAAAGCGCAGATGAGCTTCAACGAGGCCTCCAGCAGCGGCTTCTCAGAGAACAGGCCCGCTGGTCTTTACGGGTTCCACAGGGAGGTAGAACCCCAGCTGGGCAGGACCAGGAACCCCATCAGTGGCCTCAGTTTTA gtcCTTCGGCCGATGGTGACAAGTTCAGGCAGGAGCATCTGTCCAGGTTCTCCATGCCAGACTTGAGCAAAGACTCTGGCATGAACATGTCCGAGAAGAGCAACATGGGCACTCTGAACTCCTCGCTGCAGCTGCAGAGCTCGGAGTCGCTGCAGAGTCTGACGTCTGTGCACCCGTTCCCCAGTGTGGCCCTGCCGGTCAGGCTGCAGTACCCGCCTCAGTATTACAAATCGCCCCAGAGCTTCCCGTTCGGGGACGATGGCCATGCCAGTGGCTACGGCGCCCAGCGCACCCCCAGCAGCCGGAGGCGCGCCCGCACCCCCGaggccccaccccccaggcgTCGGCACCGTCGCCATACGCGCCGCTCCCGCCTCTCGTGCTCCGACAATGCCCTACACCTGGTGAGTGAGCGACAGACCCCCACCCACGGCCCGCTGCCACAGCAGCATCTGCGAGACGACTACGGCCACTTCCCGCAAGCTAGGCCCAACAGGGGCCTCTTCGGGGCCAACTGGTATCGACCGGAACCCTGCCGGCCGTGTCCGCGGACGACCTCTGACCTCAACCTGCAGAACCCCATAGACCGGTACCCGGGGCAGCACTTTGACGGATATGGCGACGGGGAGGAGTGGTGCTCCACCTGCTCCTCATCCTCACAGTCGGATGACGAAGGCTACTTCCTGGGCGAGCCCATCCCCCGGGCCGTGGGGCTGCGCTACATGACTGGGGAGGAGCTCAGGCACCACCAGTACGGCTCCCCAGGGCTGGGTGGCCGGGGGCAGCTGCACACCCGCAAACACCGCAAGACTAAAAACTGCATCATCTCATAG
- the LOC125745424 gene encoding prickle-like protein 2 isoform X3: protein MFSDQRKRENLGRGSVRMLPATMTGAVCEQCGRQINGGDIAVFVSRAGHNMCWHPHCFVCSMCSELLVDLIYFYQDGKIFCGRHHAEQLKPRCSACDEIIFADECTEAEGRHWHMKHFCCFECETMLGGQRYIMKEGRPYCCACFESLYAEYCDACGEHIGVDQGQMTYDGQHWHATESCFCCARCKKSLLGRPFLPKQGQIFCSRSCSMDQDPEDSDSSDSAFQSARSRESRRSAKVSRNGERRGAQREAQREAQREAQREAQREAASRPYSAGLDPLTRRMDLLNLSSQAPGLTRDQRVWRSQGELNTHEAPAENLAASPLQIIGQCNPKAPFNPAQNQGSSVHSQANPSGNPSLGKQANPWVKDQLNVKRPPMSALKGRSFNEDWIHRSRDEFFPPKLKAQMSFNEASSSGFSENRPAGLYGFHREVEPQLGRTRNPISGLSFSKQLTPLAQTPRSSVESLALSNATGPSADGDKFRQEHLSRFSMPDLSKDSGMNMSEKSNMGTLNSSLQLQSSESLQSLTSVHPFPSVALPVRLQYPPQYYKSPQSFPFGDDGHASGYGAQRTPSSRRRARTPEAPPPRRRHRRHTRRSRLSCSDNALHLVSERQTPTHGPLPQQHLRDDYGHFPQARPNRGLFGANWYRPEPCRPCPRTTSDLNLQNPIDRYPGQHFDGYGDGEEWCSTCSSSSQSDDEGYFLGEPIPRAVGLRYMTGEELRHHQYGSPGLGGRGQLHTRKHRKTKNCIIS from the exons ATGTTCAGTGACCAGCGCAAACGGGAGAACTTGGGGAGGGGGAGCGTGCGGATGCTCCCTGCGACCATGACCGGGGCTGTCTGTGAGCAG TGCGGTAGACAGATAAATGGGGGCGACATCGCCGTATTCGTGTCCAGGGCGGGCCACAATATGTGCTGGCACCCCCACTGCTTCGTGTGCAGCATGTGCTCCGAGCTCCTGGTGGACCTCATCTACTTCTACCAGGACGGGAAGATCTTCTGCGGGCGGCACCATGCCGAGCAGCTCAAGCCCCGCTGCTCAGCCTGTGACGAG ATCATCTTTGCCGACGAGTGCACAGAGGCGGAGGGGCGCCACTGGCACATGAAGCATTTCTGCTGCTTCGAGTGCGAGAcgatgctgggggggcagcgctACATCATGAAGGAGGGCAGGCCGTACTGCTGCGCCTGCTTCGAGTCGCTCTACGCCGAGTACTGCGACGCCTGCGGCGAGCACATCG gtgTTGACCAGGGCCAGATGACGTACGATGGGCAGCACTGGCACGCCACCGAGTCCTGCTTCTGCTGCGCCCGCTGTAAGAAGTCCCTCCTGGGCCGGCCTTTCCTGCCCAAGCAGGGCCAGATCTTCTGCTCACGCTCTTGCAGCATGGACCAGGACCCCGAAGACTCGGACTCATCAGACTCTGCCTTCCAGAGCGCGCGCTCCCGTGAATCCCGCCGTAGCGCCAAGGTGAGCAGGAACGGAGAGAGGCGGGGGGCCCAGCGGGAGGCCCAGCGGGAGGCCCAGCGGGAGGCTCAGCGGGAGGCTCAGCGGGAGGCCGCATCGCGCCCATACTCTGCCGGACTGGACCCACTCACCCGCAGGATGGACCTGCTGAATCTCTCCAGCCAGGCACCTGGGCTGACTCGCGACCAGCGTGTGTGGAGAAGCCAGGGTGAGCTGAACACACATGAGGCTCCCGCTGAGAACCTCGCAGCCAGCCCCCTGCAAATCATTGGCCAGTGCAATCCGAAGGCGCCCTTTAATCCGGCCCAGAACCAGGGAAGCTCCGTCCACAGTCAGGCAAACCCTTCAGGAAACCCCTCCCTGGGAAAACAAGCAAACCCATGGGTGAAAGACCAGCTTAACGTGAAGAGGCCCCCCATGTCCGCCCTAAAGGGACGCTCCTTCAACGAGGACTGGATCCACCGCAGCCGAGACGAGTTCTTCCCGCCAAAACTGAAAGCGCAGATGAGCTTCAACGAGGCCTCCAGCAGCGGCTTCTCAGAGAACAGGCCCGCTGGTCTTTACGGGTTCCACAGGGAGGTAGAACCCCAGCTGGGCAGGACCAGGAACCCCATCAGTGGCCTCAGTTTTAGTAAGCAGCTCACCCCGTTAGCACAAACGCCAAGGAGCTCAGTAGAATCGTTAGCGCTATCCAACGCTACAG gtcCTTCGGCCGATGGTGACAAGTTCAGGCAGGAGCATCTGTCCAGGTTCTCCATGCCAGACTTGAGCAAAGACTCTGGCATGAACATGTCCGAGAAGAGCAACATGGGCACTCTGAACTCCTCGCTGCAGCTGCAGAGCTCGGAGTCGCTGCAGAGTCTGACGTCTGTGCACCCGTTCCCCAGTGTGGCCCTGCCGGTCAGGCTGCAGTACCCGCCTCAGTATTACAAATCGCCCCAGAGCTTCCCGTTCGGGGACGATGGCCATGCCAGTGGCTACGGCGCCCAGCGCACCCCCAGCAGCCGGAGGCGCGCCCGCACCCCCGaggccccaccccccaggcgTCGGCACCGTCGCCATACGCGCCGCTCCCGCCTCTCGTGCTCCGACAATGCCCTACACCTGGTGAGTGAGCGACAGACCCCCACCCACGGCCCGCTGCCACAGCAGCATCTGCGAGACGACTACGGCCACTTCCCGCAAGCTAGGCCCAACAGGGGCCTCTTCGGGGCCAACTGGTATCGACCGGAACCCTGCCGGCCGTGTCCGCGGACGACCTCTGACCTCAACCTGCAGAACCCCATAGACCGGTACCCGGGGCAGCACTTTGACGGATATGGCGACGGGGAGGAGTGGTGCTCCACCTGCTCCTCATCCTCACAGTCGGATGACGAAGGCTACTTCCTGGGCGAGCCCATCCCCCGGGCCGTGGGGCTGCGCTACATGACTGGGGAGGAGCTCAGGCACCACCAGTACGGCTCCCCAGGGCTGGGTGGCCGGGGGCAGCTGCACACCCGCAAACACCGCAAGACTAAAAACTGCATCATCTCATAG